Part of the Gemmatimonadota bacterium genome is shown below.
CCATTTGTTATTGAACCCGACAATTGAGATTTGGTTTTTTGGGGTGAGGGTTCAAAGTGTGGTGCAGATGATGCAGTGACGGGCAAGCAGACGAGAGCAGCGAGCAAAAACAGTCGAATCTGTGACATGGTAACCTCCTGAAAGTGTATGACCCCGGCTGGATAATCGTATATGCAAAATCTGTGCCGTAAATTATTTTAAAAGAATAAATAATATAAATACCTGTTTTATAGCATTTTATATTGTATTGTAATATTTGAGTAAGAAAGCTATATGTGTGTTTTTTCAGCACAGGTGTTGTAAAATTGATACAGTAAGGGTTTGAAATGGGTAAAAAGTTGATATTTACAACTTGACCTGCATAGCGGATTTCTGCATGAATAATTAATTGTCTAAGCAAAAACCAAAGAGGGAACAAGTGAGTCATATATCGCTGGAATTCGAAAATGAAGCCGTCAAACGCGCGCTTGAGTCGTCCTATTGTCCCGAACCGATCAGGCAGGCTCGGCAGAGGCAAGACGAGATTCTAAGCGAGCGCCTTCGGCATGGTCCCTACAAAATTGCGGATATTGGGTGCGGCAATGGCTATCACGCCGTTCTATTTGCGCCGCACTGTCTTTTGTATCACGGCTTTGAAATATCGCCCGAAATGGCTGAAGACGCACGCGCGTTGTGGGCAAAAGAACGCATTGACAACGCACAGATATTTATAGGCGATGCCGCCGAGGCAGTGGTTGAGGAAGAGTTTTACGACCTGGTTTTTTGCCTGTATTTTACCCCGGGGAACATCAGAGATAAATCCGACGATCTCAGCCTGTACAGCGACGCCTATCTCGACCGCAATCCGCGGTTTATTCAGACGATTTCTCGTTTTTATTGCGCTCTGAAAATCGGCGGTTCCGCATTTTTCACCATGTATAAGGACGTGCCGAAAACTGAGGCCGCGCAAGTCGATTTCTACGTGCATACAGGACAGCGCGTTGTGACGCCTTTGGGATCGCGATTTGTGGCGACTGCCGAAGGTTTTTGGTCCGCAAGGTGGACGCAAGATAGCATCGCGTCCAATCTCGGTGCGTGTGGCATTGGGACCGAGGAT
Proteins encoded:
- a CDS encoding class I SAM-dependent methyltransferase, with translation MSHISLEFENEAVKRALESSYCPEPIRQARQRQDEILSERLRHGPYKIADIGCGNGYHAVLFAPHCLLYHGFEISPEMAEDARALWAKERIDNAQIFIGDAAEAVVEEEFYDLVFCLYFTPGNIRDKSDDLSLYSDAYLDRNPRFIQTISRFYCALKIGGSAFFTMYKDVPKTEAAQVDFYVHTGQRVVTPLGSRFVATAEGFWSARWTQDSIASNLGACGIGTEDIAFHDLNDIAWLVEVEKHSQ